A genomic region of Plasmodium malariae genome assembly, chromosome: 14 contains the following coding sequences:
- the PmUG01_14026100 gene encoding HORMA domain protein, putative — MISRMSVRTHTQTETLTKQDSVNMLKNIIKLGISLVTYLRNLFEENAYEEVCIQELKLKRLLPINPEAHMIINWLEKGVFDAIEKEYLRILILDINDVYDNTIECYKFSFSYNTIRAGGGGEIGVTLETSKNNPNKNYNDNLEEQRKNFNVNRLRNIKDRLLNKKSTNDTSLYLKKHAKERTYELLRSLVLLTQTLNPLPERTYLSMKLLYYDEIVPYNYQPPYFRNPDNTDLLKFVNIPNEEYVGKIDTGHHFLSIIVNSTCNSNITEELCPYYYNGTHNQDFVNEYQHVKTVEDDCNYNSHNNLYINGYQNKCHPYYEQYTYGGNKNEGAKYETERYNYLNRRLTKNINYPNDANNYIIIDDYDDDDNDNNNSNNTSNSNSYTNGNSNSNTNDNSNTNDNRNTNDNRNTNDNRNTNDNRNTNDNRNTNDNRNTNDNRNTNDNRNINDNRNTNDNRNTNDNRNANDNSNSNSNRNSNTNDNSNNNSTNNNISNYDIRNLRNVSINGNVRNNYNYDVHEHIDRMSKQGKKIFNKSGRKTKKKSSSFPEFNINEKASSLARIIKRSNDPDHSSNSDNDCYMKLEKVLSHTYVDGDEQDCVQVEKREIEDDKRKKNKHDDAGKEESQIFYYRSNPYRRNVDTMTSKIYDDDNNNNAYVKNGQNNMKDKMNALVIRQTKSSYTPQINQKENVKHTYSFNGDDYSYSDSDLENFENKKKTYKTYKDNNSLLKSEKKNNKMLTHKDLKDKKSLRKRLILKYKKKEMLHRIRMYITRYKILSKTKIRQKFPDVSNYDIDKVLHKLVSENIIQRNGYKFYKFVENKGVEMNCPKNDCLDITDEEKIDSEDGQSDDQFGDQSYDQLDNQSGNQSEECVSNQGNKQADEHVEKETNKHVDYSELEELDNLKMSKVQKSDTTAEYVIDEMDCADTSKEENAKNAETDSRSTNSQMHNNNNNISINNNNNNNSTDITGKTDLSNNIDQSNNSYQANNSDLTYNADPVECLNRDDHMEGENEEDMNEINNDIQKLYDDVYNLCLKTKYVNREIITKGLGIYPLLSKPLLDRLIKEGVIKKKIVKNKGYESNIFVPLENTFNLKKNDQMIRADDSFENNSFSFANNINDVIKKD, encoded by the coding sequence atgatttcACGTATGTCCGTGCGAACCCACACTCAGACGGAGACCCTAACGAAGCAGGATTCGGTGAATATgctaaagaatataattaaattaggCATAAGCTTAGTTACGTATTTACGTAATTTGTTTGAAGAGAATGCATATGAAGAAGTATGTATTCAAGAGTTAAAATTGAAGAGGCTGTTACCAATAAACCCCGAAGCACATATGATAATAAACTGGTTGGAAAAAGGTGTTTTTGACGCAATAGAGAAGGAATACTTGCGAATATTAATATTGGACATAAATGATGTATATGATAATACAATTGAATGTTATAAATTTagtttttcatataataccATAAGGGCAGGAGGAGGAGGGGAAATTGGAGTTACCTTAGAAACATCAAAAAATAATccgaataaaaattataatgataatttagaagaacaaagaaaaaattttaatgttaacagattaagaaatataaaggacaggttattaaataaaaaaagtacgaACGACACAtccttatatttaaaaaaacacgCAAAAGAAAGAACATATGAATTACTTAGATCATTAGTATTACTAACACAAACATTAAATCCTTTACCCGAAAGAACATACTTATCAATGAAactattatattatgatGAAATTGTACCATACAATTATCAACCACCATATTTTAGAAATCCGGATAATACGGACTTACTCAAATTTGTTAATATCCCAAATGAAGAATATGTTGGCAAAATAGACACAGGTCATCATTTCTTATCAATTATTGTAAATTCAACATGTAACAGTAATATAACTGAAGAATTATGtccttattattataatggaACACATAACCAAGATTTCGTGAATGAATATCAGCATGTAAAAACAGTAGAAGATGACTGTAACTATAACAGTCATAATAACCTATATATTAATGGCTATCAAAATAAGTGTCATCCGTATTATGAACAGTACACATATGGAGGGAATAAAAATGAAGGTGCTAAATACGAAACGGAGAGGTACAACTACTTGAATAGACGATTAactaaaaacataaattatcCAAACGACGcaaataattacattattatagacgattatgatgatgatgataatgataataataacagtaataatacgagcaatagtaatagttATACTAatggtaatagtaatagtaatactaATGATAATAGTAATACTAATGATAATAGGAATACTAATGATAATAGGAATACTAATGATAATAGGAATACCAATGATAATAGGAATACCAATGATAATAGGAATACTAATGATAATAGGAATACCAATGATAATAGGAATACCAATGATAATAGGAATATCAATGATAATAGGAATACCAATGATAATAGGAATACCAATGATAATAGGAATGCCAatgataatagtaatagtaacagtaatagaAATAGTAATACGAAtgataatagtaacaataatagtacaaataataatataagtaaTTATGATATTAGAAATTTGAGGAACGTCAGTATTAACGGTAACGTGAGGAACAACTATAATTATGATGTCCACGAACACATAGATCGAATGAGCAAACAGGGAAAGAAAATTTTCAACAAAAGCGGacgaaaaacaaaaaagaaatcgTCATCATTTCCTGAGTTCAACATAAACGAAAAGGCTTCCTCTTTAgcaagaattataaaaagaagtaaTGATCCTGATCATAGTAGTAATTCAGATAATGACTGCTATATGAAATTGGAGAAAGTACTatcacatacatatgtagaTGGGGATGAACAAGATTGTGTACAAGTAGAAAAGAGAGAAATAGAAGAtgataaaagaaagaaaaacaaacatGACGACGCAGGTAAAGAGGAGtcacaaattttttattatcgtAGTAATCCTTATAGAAGAAATGTAGACACAATGACttcaaaaatttatgatgatgataataataataatgcttatgtaaaaaatggaCAAAATAACATGAAAGATAAAATGAACGCTCTAGTCATAAGACAAACAAAAAGTTCCTACACTCCTCAAATTAaccaaaaagaaaatgtaaaacatACGTATTCATTTAATGGTGATGATTATTCGTATTCCGACTCAGACCtagaaaattttgaaaataagaaaaaaacgTACAAGACatataaagataataattcattattgaaatctgaaaaaaaaaataataaaatgttaacACATAAAGACTTAAAGGACAAAAAATCATTGCGTAAAAGGTTAATCCtaaaatataagaagaaAGAAATGCTCCACAGAATAAGGATGTATATTACGAGATATAAAATTCTAAGTAAAACTAAAATTAGGCAGAAGTTCCCTGACGTATCTAACTATGATATTGATAAAGTGTTACATAAATTAGTGtctgaaaatattattcagAGAAACGGATACAAGTTTTACAAATTTGTCGAGAATAAAGGTGTGGAAATGAACTGTCCAAAAAATGACTGCTTGGATATAACTGACGAGGAGAAGATTGATTCAGAGGATGGCCAATCGGATGATCAGTTTGGGGACCAATCGTATGACCAATTGGATAACCAATCGGGTAATCAGTCAGAAGAATGTGTGAGCAACCAAGGAAATAAACAAGCTGACGAACATGtggaaaaagaaacaaataaacatgtTGATTACTCAGAGTTAGAAGAACTGGACAACCTAAAAATGTCTAAGGTACAGAAAAGCGACACAACAGCAGAATATGTGATTGACGAGATGGACTGTGCAGACACATCGAAAGAGGAAAACGCAAAGAACGCAGAAACAGACAGTAGATCTACAAATAGCCAAATgcataacaataataataacattagcattaacaataataataataataatagtaccGATATAACAGGAAAAACTGACCTATCAAATAACATTGACCAATCAAATAACTCTTATCAAGCAAATAATTCTGATCTTACATATAATGCCGATCCTGTTGAGTGTCTTAACCGTGATGATCATATGGAGGGAGAGAATGAAGAAGACatgaatgaaataaataacgATATTCAAAAGTTATACGAtgatgtatataatttatgtctAAAAACTAAATATGTTAATAGAGAAATTATCACCAAAGGACTTGGAATCTACCCATT